Proteins found in one Brachypodium distachyon strain Bd21 chromosome 5, Brachypodium_distachyon_v3.0, whole genome shotgun sequence genomic segment:
- the LOC100843018 gene encoding uncharacterized protein At2g24330, which translates to MADGDFASVSAASPRSPETPSTLRRRQRGLVSRVWKGIFGRREDVEKLLQALSREEEALRSRVTRRARASRQSAHNVLALAAALEIAAVGYAIMTTRSPDISWQMRAARVLPMFFVPALAALIYSAITSLTKMLDNRDQHTLEKLRAERQAKIDELKERTNYYTTQQLIQRYDLDPAAKAAAASVLASKLGADSGLKVFLGDESNMDSASSKSNDQHGQTTGPRHRKLAHSGNGSGRIHASELPDGSSIYDGNEGPTSPSRRTVEHFRGHAGNDGGWLARVAALLVGEDPTQCFALICGNCHMHNGLARKEDFAFITYYCPHCNALNNGSRQHEDNETVPNSGKETPTAHSDGSSLQASASLANSNVSGPVAMNLRAVEGLPEESPAASNLPTVEELPAESPIVSNLPPTVEHLPAAAQESVEKASSDQPVN; encoded by the exons ATGGCGGACGGGGACTTCGCGTCGGTGTCGGCGGCGTCGCCGAGGTCGCCGGAGACGCCGTCGAcgctgaggcggaggcagcgCGGGCTCGTGTCGCGGGTGTGGAAGGGCATCTTCGGCCGCCGCGAGGACGTCGAGAAGCTCCTGCAGGCGCTCtccagggaggaggaggcgctaCGCTCCCGCGTCACCCGAcgcgcccgcgcctcgcgCCAGTCCGCACACAACGTGCTCGCCCTCGCCGCAGCGCTCGAG ATTGCAGCTGTTGGATATGCGATTATGACTACAAGATCTCCGGACATCAGCTGGCAGATGAGGGCAGCCCGTGTGCTGCCCATGTTCTTTGTCCCTGCTCTAGCTGCTCTCATTTACTCAGCTATTACAAGCCTTACAAAAATGC TTGATAATAGAGACCAACATACTCTCGAGAAGCTTCGTGCCGAAAGGCAGGCCAAGATTGATGAATTGAAGGAGAGAACAAATTACTACACTACACAGCAACTTATTCAG AGATATGATCTTGACCCTGCTGCAAAGGCAGCTGCAGCAAGTGTTTTGGCATCAAAGCTGGGTGCCGATTCTGGATTGAAAGTCTTTTTGGGAGATGAATCGAACATGGATAGTGCATCGAGTAAAAGTAATGATCAGCATGGACAAACTACTGGTCCGAGGCATAGAAAATTAGCACATTCAGGCAATGGCTCTGGGCGGATCCATGCCTCTGAGCTACCTGACGGCTCAAGTATATATGATGGTAATGAAGGCCCCACTTCTCCAAGTCGGAGAACAGTTGAGCACTTCAGAGGCCATGCTGGTAATGATGGTGGATGGCTCGCACGCGTGGCTGCTCTTCTTGTAGGAGAGGATCCAACACAGTGCTTTGCGCTCATATGTGGCAACTGCCATATGCATAATG GTCTTGCGAGGAAAGAGGATTTTGCATTTATTACATATTACTGTCCTCACTGTAATGCTCTCAATAATGGATCACGGCAACATGAGGACAATGAGACAGTACCTAACTCTGGCAAGGAGACTCCTACAGCTCATTCTGATGGTAGCAGTCTCCAAGCCAGTGCTAGCCTTGCGAACTCAAATGTCAGCGGTCCTGTAGCGATGAACTTGCGGGCTGTTGAAGGGTTGCCTGAAGAAAGTCCTGCAGCGAGTAACTTACCGACTGTCGAAGAACTACCTGCAGAGAGTCCTATTGTAAGTAACTTACCACCAACCGTTGAACATCTACCTGCAGCTGCGCAGGAATCTGTGGAGAAGGCAAGCAGTGATCAACCTGTCAATTGA
- the LOC100842714 gene encoding peroxisome biogenesis protein 22: MPGLAAAAEQDAFSLVRRVARALNRRISDLVALLFRHKSAGSFGAVAGFAIAVVFAWKFLRSSPPRPPRRPAAPKRPAPSSAAAPAAADAAEPVGDSGKLTTRQIVSRRLSGCRKVTCQLLGVVFEENTPEELQKHATVRPSVVDLLLEISKCCDFYLMETVLDDKSEENALMALESAGLFRTGGLMKEKVLFCSSEVGRTSFVRQLEADFHIDTSLDIISQLSRFIRCQLFVSSMEGGQLAANVFNSPNLERFFS; this comes from the exons ATGCcgggcctcgccgccgccgccgagcaggACGCCTTCTCGCTGGTGCGCCGCGTCGCCCGCGCCCTCAACCGCCGGATCTCCGACCTCGTCGCGCTCCTCTTCCGCCACAAG AGCGCGGGATCCTTCGGCGCCGTCGCGGGCTTCGCCATCGCCGTCGTGTTCGCGTGGAAGTTCCtgcgctcctcgccgccgcggcctccccgCCGGCCCGCCGCTCCGAAGCGACCGGCGCCCAGTTCTGCCGCtgcgcccgcggccgccgacgcgGCCGAGCCCGTGGGCGACTCGGGGAAG CTCACGACGCGGCAGATCGTGTCGAGGCGACTTAGCGGGTGCAGGAAG GTTACTTGCCAACTACTTGGTGTGGTTTTTGAGGAGAACACTCCTGAGGAGCTTCAG AAACATGCCACCGTTAGGCCCTCAGTGGTGGACCTCTTACTGGAAATATCCAAATGTTGTGATTTTTATCTGATGGAAACTGTACTTGATGATAAGAGCGAG GAGAATGCTCTTATGGCCCTGGAGAGTGCCGGACTTTTCAGGACTGGTGGCTTGATGAAAGAAAAG GTACTCTTCTGCAGCAGTGAAGTTGGCCGAACTTCATTCGTTCGACAGTTGGAGGCTGATTTCCACATTGATACAAGCCTCGATATAATTTCCCAACTATCC CGATTTATCCGGTGCCAGCTATTTGTCTCCTCCATGGAAGGAGGACAGCTCGCGGCCAATGTATTTAATTCTCCAAACCTTGAGCGGTTCTTCTCTTGA